One genomic segment of Clostridium saccharoperbutylacetonicum N1-4(HMT) includes these proteins:
- a CDS encoding GTP pyrophosphokinase, whose translation MAMNDWKVFLMPYEQAVDELKVKLKSIRKEYRRKNEYSPIEFVTGRVKEVSSMLEKANKFEIPIDRIRYELEDIAGIRIMCQFVDDIDTVVEILRGRKDMQILYEKDYIRNVKESGYRSYHMIIKYPVNMAEGLVEILAEFQIRTLAMNFWATIEHSLNYKYKQHIPEELKKKLKSSADAAFRLDEEMLEIKDEIKDAQKLFEVKSNLISNIMNSLLTLISLGKEAEASRFQKILNKLIEDGEVWELNSLLFSVKREIEKYRD comes from the coding sequence ATGGCAATGAACGATTGGAAGGTTTTTTTGATGCCTTATGAGCAAGCAGTTGATGAATTAAAAGTAAAATTAAAATCAATTAGAAAAGAATATAGAAGAAAAAATGAATATTCACCTATAGAATTTGTAACTGGAAGAGTTAAAGAAGTATCAAGTATGTTAGAAAAGGCAAACAAATTTGAAATACCAATAGATAGAATTAGGTATGAGCTTGAAGATATCGCAGGTATAAGAATAATGTGTCAATTTGTTGACGATATAGATACTGTCGTAGAAATATTAAGAGGTCGTAAAGATATGCAAATTCTTTATGAAAAAGATTATATAAGAAATGTGAAGGAAAGTGGCTATAGAAGCTATCATATGATTATTAAATATCCTGTAAATATGGCGGAGGGATTAGTAGAAATATTAGCAGAATTTCAAATTAGGACATTGGCAATGAATTTTTGGGCTACTATCGAACATTCTTTAAATTATAAGTATAAGCAGCATATACCAGAAGAATTGAAGAAAAAGCTTAAAAGTTCTGCGGATGCGGCATTTAGATTAGATGAAGAAATGTTAGAAATTAAAGATGAAATTAAAGATGCTCAAAAATTATTTGAAGTTAAATCAAATTTAATTTCTAATATAATGAATTCATTGCTTACACTAATTTCATTAGGTAAAGAAGCAGAAGCGTCAAGATTTCAAAAAATATTAAATAAATTAATTGAAGATGGTGAAGTTTGGGAATTAAATAGTTTACTTTTTTCTGTTAAAAGAGAAATAGAAAAATATAGAGATTAA
- a CDS encoding DUF2225 domain-containing protein has protein sequence MNDTNILNHLFDKNIICPVCDAHFKAKTVKSKSPRISSRDSDFFIRYSPVVNPYFYDVLICNSCGYAAMRSDFDNIKTHKKELVFSNVTPKWKPRVYPDILDEKLAIERYKLALLNAVLLDLQDSTKAMLSLKIAWMYRLLNDSNQEKTFLTQALDGFNDAYSKELFPIYGLQRDAFMYMLGELNRKLGNTQNALLWYSKTIVSVNSSNRIKELARIGKDLIKNENI, from the coding sequence ATGAACGACACTAACATACTAAATCATTTATTTGATAAAAATATAATTTGTCCAGTTTGTGATGCACATTTTAAGGCTAAAACTGTAAAATCTAAATCACCAAGAATTTCTTCTAGAGATTCAGATTTTTTTATACGGTATTCACCAGTTGTAAATCCGTATTTTTACGATGTTTTAATTTGCAATTCTTGTGGTTATGCTGCTATGAGATCAGACTTTGATAATATTAAAACTCACAAGAAGGAACTAGTCTTTAGCAATGTAACTCCAAAATGGAAACCTAGAGTATATCCTGATATTTTGGATGAAAAATTAGCAATTGAGCGTTATAAATTAGCCCTATTAAACGCTGTACTACTTGATCTACAAGATAGTACAAAAGCTATGCTTTCATTAAAAATAGCTTGGATGTATAGATTACTAAATGATAGTAATCAAGAGAAAACATTTTTAACTCAGGCCCTTGATGGGTTTAATGATGCATATTCAAAAGAACTTTTTCCTATCTATGGTTTACAAAGAGATGCTTTTATGTACATGCTTGGTGAATTGAATAGAAAATTAGGAAATACTCAAAATGCATTATTATGGTATTCAAAAACCATTGTCAGCGTAAATTCATCTAATAGAATTAAAGAATTAGCACGTATTGGGAAAGACTTAATAAAAAATGAAAATATTTAA
- a CDS encoding methyl-accepting chemotaxis protein codes for MKIFKNSTTNTSNISEPSKNEISNNTDIITKDLSNELGDLKAKADVINDSLKSISSTASSLISSADSQNRELLNTQNTLNSFSSNMENLAIDITNVHIKVLDTDKLADTGLDTIGNLDTSLTDLEEAFTVSTSTVNALVSKLESVNIITDSISQIASQTNLLSLNAAIEAARAGEAGKGFSVVAGEVRKLAENSKLAVQSITSILDEIKVDILKASNAMNSGNSALTTQHNSLQDAKSSFSEIKTSIEEATDEITTCIEHLTTASMEKDTVISTVDNIINTFQESESLSKEIASHVRTQENAIEDLNNSVKKLL; via the coding sequence ATGAAAATTTTTAAAAATAGTACTACTAATACTTCTAACATTTCTGAACCTTCAAAAAATGAAATCAGTAACAATACTGATATAATTACAAAAGATTTAAGTAATGAATTAGGTGATTTAAAAGCAAAAGCTGATGTAATAAATGATTCTCTTAAAAGTATTTCATCTACCGCATCGTCATTAATATCTTCTGCAGACTCTCAAAACAGAGAATTGCTAAATACACAAAATACATTAAACAGCTTTAGTTCAAATATGGAAAATTTAGCAATTGATATTACAAATGTTCATATCAAGGTATTAGATACAGATAAGTTAGCTGATACTGGATTAGATACAATCGGAAATTTAGATACATCATTGACAGACCTTGAAGAAGCATTCACAGTATCTACTTCAACTGTAAATGCCTTAGTATCAAAATTAGAATCCGTAAACATTATAACTGACTCTATAAGTCAAATAGCAAGTCAAACTAACCTTTTATCACTTAATGCAGCTATTGAAGCTGCTAGAGCTGGTGAAGCTGGTAAAGGTTTCTCTGTTGTAGCAGGTGAAGTTAGAAAACTAGCTGAAAATTCAAAACTTGCAGTACAAAGTATAACTAGTATATTAGACGAAATTAAGGTAGATATTTTAAAAGCTTCTAATGCAATGAACTCTGGTAATTCTGCTTTGACTACTCAACATAATTCTTTACAAGACGCAAAAAGCAGTTTTTCAGAAATAAAAACATCAATTGAAGAAGCAACTGATGAAATCACTACCTGCATCGAACATTTAACAACAGCTTCCATGGAAAAAGACACTGTTATTTCAACTGTTGATAATATTATCAACACTTTCCAAGAAAGTGAAAGCTTATCTAAGGAAATTGCTTCACATGTTCGCACGCAAGAAAATGCTATCGAGGATTTAAATAATTCGGTAAAAAAATTATTATAA
- a CDS encoding metallophosphoesterase, producing MALYTISDLHLGFNVEKPMDIFGDKWKDHCKKIKENWIDKVTERDMVLIAGDISWSLKEQDSKYDLDWINELPGKKIISKGNHDYWWGSISKLNNMYENTKFIQNNYYIYEDYAICGTRGWVCPSGDKYSEKDEKIYNREQIRLKISLDAAKKNGYENIIVMLHYPPVNDKFEESEFTKIIKEYKVKKVIYGHLHGPILLGKVLDGYFDGVEYILSSADYLDFNPKRIL from the coding sequence GTGGCACTTTATACCATTTCAGACTTACACCTAGGGTTTAATGTTGAAAAACCAATGGATATATTTGGTGATAAGTGGAAAGATCATTGCAAAAAAATAAAAGAAAATTGGATTGATAAAGTTACAGAAAGAGATATGGTACTTATTGCAGGAGATATATCTTGGTCATTGAAAGAGCAAGATAGTAAATATGATTTAGATTGGATAAATGAATTGCCTGGTAAAAAAATCATAAGTAAAGGGAACCATGATTATTGGTGGGGAAGTATTTCAAAATTAAATAATATGTATGAAAATACTAAATTTATTCAAAATAATTATTATATCTATGAGGATTATGCTATATGTGGTACTAGAGGGTGGGTTTGTCCTAGCGGAGATAAATACAGTGAAAAGGACGAAAAAATATACAATAGAGAGCAAATAAGATTGAAGATTTCTCTAGATGCTGCTAAAAAAAATGGATACGAAAATATAATAGTTATGCTTCATTATCCTCCAGTAAATGATAAATTTGAAGAATCCGAATTTACAAAAATAATTAAGGAATATAAAGTTAAAAAAGTTATATATGGACACCTTCATGGCCCTATATTACTAGGAAAAGTATTAGATGGATATTTTGATGGTGTGGAATATATATTATCATCAGCAGATTACCTTGATTTTAATCCTAAAAGAATACTATAA
- a CDS encoding EscU/YscU/HrcU family type III secretion system export apparatus switch protein, protein MNQRKKAAALKYEFNSDAPIVTAAGMGHIADKILETAKDNEVPIVYNKELTDLLCNVDIGDEIPTELYEAVAHVIAFITDLDKKR, encoded by the coding sequence ATGAATCAGAGGAAAAAGGCAGCAGCATTAAAATATGAATTTAATAGTGACGCTCCAATAGTAACAGCAGCAGGAATGGGGCATATAGCTGATAAAATACTAGAAACTGCAAAAGATAATGAAGTTCCGATAGTGTATAATAAAGAACTGACTGATTTATTATGCAACGTTGATATTGGAGATGAAATTCCAACAGAATTATATGAAGCAGTGGCACATGTAATAGCATTTATTACAGATTTGGATAAGAAGAGATAA
- the buk gene encoding butyrate kinase, whose product MSYKLLIINPGSTSTKISVYNGGREIFGETLRHSAEEIGKFEHIFDQQNFRTEVILKTLENNKIDIQNLDAIVGRGGLLKPILSGTYRVNENMLKDLKESIRGEHASNLGAIIANEIANSIGKTAFIVDPVVVDEMDDIARLSGIPELPRKSIFHALNQKAVAKKYAKESGLNYEDINVIVAHMGGGVSVGAHKRGRIIDVNNALDGEGAFSPERSGGVPAGDLARMCFSGRYTLEEILKKITGKGGFVAYLNTNDARIVENAALDGDEKAKLVHDAMGYQVAKDIGAAAVVLNGKVDAIILTGGMAYGKPIVNFISEKVRFIAPIVIYPGEDEMLALAEGVTRVLDGEEEAKDYK is encoded by the coding sequence GTGAGTTATAAATTATTGATAATAAATCCAGGATCTACATCAACAAAAATATCTGTGTATAATGGTGGAAGAGAGATTTTTGGAGAAACATTAAGACATTCTGCAGAAGAAATTGGAAAGTTTGAACATATTTTTGATCAACAAAACTTTAGAACAGAAGTAATATTAAAAACATTAGAAAATAACAAAATAGATATACAGAATTTAGATGCGATAGTAGGTAGAGGAGGGCTTTTAAAGCCAATTTTGAGTGGAACATATAGAGTAAATGAAAATATGTTAAAGGATTTAAAAGAAAGTATAAGAGGCGAGCATGCATCTAATCTTGGTGCTATTATAGCAAATGAAATTGCAAATTCTATTGGGAAAACTGCATTTATAGTTGATCCAGTAGTTGTTGATGAAATGGATGATATAGCAAGATTATCAGGCATTCCAGAGTTGCCAAGAAAAAGCATTTTTCATGCACTAAATCAAAAGGCAGTAGCTAAAAAATATGCAAAGGAATCTGGTTTGAATTATGAAGATATTAATGTTATTGTGGCGCATATGGGTGGAGGAGTTTCAGTAGGAGCACATAAAAGAGGAAGAATAATTGATGTAAATAATGCTCTTGATGGTGAAGGAGCATTTTCACCAGAAAGAAGTGGAGGTGTTCCAGCTGGCGATTTAGCTAGAATGTGTTTTAGTGGCAGATATACGCTAGAAGAAATACTAAAGAAAATAACAGGTAAAGGTGGCTTTGTAGCTTATCTTAATACAAATGATGCAAGAATCGTAGAAAATGCTGCATTAGATGGAGATGAAAAAGCAAAGCTAGTTCACGATGCTATGGGATATCAAGTTGCTAAAGATATAGGTGCAGCTGCAGTAGTTCTTAATGGAAAGGTAGATGCCATTATTTTAACTGGTGGTATGGCTTATGGAAAACCTATCGTAAATTTTATTAGTGAAAAGGTAAGATTTATAGCACCTATAGTAATCTACCCAGGAGAAGATGAAATGCTTGCATTAGCTGAAGGAGTAACTAGAGTACTAGATGGGGAAGAAGAAGCAAAAGATTATAAATAG
- the tlp gene encoding small acid-soluble spore protein Tlp has translation MKNKPDDRRDNVDRIQYNIDKTILNCELADEMIAKTDDSKMKQTLEEKNERREEALEAMRKEIKDEALDKEKGYK, from the coding sequence ATGAAGAACAAACCAGATGATAGAAGAGACAATGTGGATAGAATTCAATATAATATTGATAAAACAATTTTAAATTGTGAACTTGCCGATGAAATGATAGCTAAAACAGATGACTCTAAAATGAAGCAAACATTAGAAGAAAAGAATGAAAGAAGAGAGGAAGCTCTAGAGGCTATGAGAAAAGAAATTAAAGATGAAGCTTTGGATAAAGAGAAGGGATATAAGTAA
- a CDS encoding spore coat protein, giving the protein MPQNSTTLTEKDIALDLITSSKTTITTLSKTLTEATNPQLRETLKNQLTACVNSHYRLSDISINKGWYNAHLDAEQQLQQDLSTINSITQ; this is encoded by the coding sequence ATGCCACAAAATAGTACTACCTTAACAGAAAAGGACATTGCACTTGACTTAATTACAAGTTCAAAGACAACAATAACAACCTTATCTAAAACATTAACAGAAGCAACAAATCCACAACTAAGGGAAACTCTAAAAAACCAACTCACTGCTTGTGTCAACTCTCATTACAGACTTTCAGATATATCAATTAATAAAGGTTGGTACAATGCTCATCTAGATGCAGAGCAGCAATTACAACAAGATTTATCAACTATCAACTCTATTACTCAATAA